CGACCGATGATCTTGGCCGACTCTTCGCCGTAACGACGCACGTTGCCCGGCACATAGCCACGGCCCTTTTCGACCTTGATCTGCACGTCGAGCTTGCCGCCCTTCGACAGATGCGCGATCACGTGATCCGGGTTGATCACTTCGCAATCGTGCGCGAGTTCGATGTCGCCGGCCGTAACGACGCCTTCGCCTTCCTTGCGCAGCGTAACCGTCACTTCATCACGGTTATGCAGCTTGAACACCACGCCCTTCAGGTTCAACAACAGGTTGACCACGTCCTCTTGCACACCATCGAGCGTCGAGTATTCGTGCACGACGCCTGCGATCGTCACTTCGGTCGGCGCATAGCCCACCATCGACGACAGCAGCACGCGCCGAAGCGCGTTACCCAAGGTGTGGCCATAACCGCGTTCAAACGGTTCCATGACCACTTTCGCGTGGCTTTCGCCAAGCGATTCAACTGCGATGATCTTGGGTTTCAACAAACTGGTTTGCATAGGTTTTCCTTTTCAATACCCTCGGCTCGTTACACCGATAAGGCTGACCGGTAACAACCTGAAAATAAACAGCCGAGGTGCTCCCTTGCCTAACGCAATCAGGGAACCTCGGCCGTTAATCCGATTAGCGCGAATACAATTCGACGATCAGGCTTTCGTTGATGTCGCCAGCGATGTCGCTGCGTTCCGGCATACCCTTGAACGTGCCTTCGAACTTCTTCGAATCGACAGCAACCCAGCTCGGCATGCCACCTTGTTCAGCCAGCGACAGGGCTTCCAGGATACGCGCCTGCTTCTTCGACTGCTCGCGCACCGCGACCACATCGCCTGCCTTCACTTGCAGCGACGGGATGTTCGCGACGACGCCGTTCACCGTGATTGCCTTGTGGCTCACGAGCTGACGCGCTTCAGCGCGCGTCGAGCCGAAGCCCATGCGATACACGACGTTGTCCAGACGCGACTCGAGCAGCTTCAGCAGGTTTTCACCCGTGTTGCCCTTGCGACGGTCGGCTTCAGCGAAGTAACGGCGGAATTGGCGCTCGAGCACGCCGTAGATGCGCTTCACTTTTTGCTTTTCGCGCAGCTGCGTGCCGTAATCGGACGTACGAGCGCCCGACGTGCGGCCATGTTGACCCGGCTTGCTGTCAAGCTTGCACTTGTCAGCGAGCGAACGACGTGCGCTCTTCAGGAAGAGATCGGTGCCTTCACGGCGAGACAGCTTGGCTTTAGGGCCGATATAGCGTGCCACTTTGCATTCCTTCTATGATTAATCACGTGAACTTTCATTCACGCTAGTCCGAGCCCTTTGGGTCGAACGGTGGGCTTAGTTAATTCAATAACGCAAGCAGCCTGCTACCGCCTTTAGCGGCAACAGGCGCATGCGGAGCAAGCGTCTTAGATACGACGACGCTTCGG
This genomic interval from Paraburkholderia sabiae contains the following:
- the rpsD gene encoding 30S ribosomal protein S4, with the translated sequence MARYIGPKAKLSRREGTDLFLKSARRSLADKCKLDSKPGQHGRTSGARTSDYGTQLREKQKVKRIYGVLERQFRRYFAEADRRKGNTGENLLKLLESRLDNVVYRMGFGSTRAEARQLVSHKAITVNGVVANIPSLQVKAGDVVAVREQSKKQARILEALSLAEQGGMPSWVAVDSKKFEGTFKGMPERSDIAGDINESLIVELYSR
- a CDS encoding DNA-directed RNA polymerase subunit alpha yields the protein MQTSLLKPKIIAVESLGESHAKVVMEPFERGYGHTLGNALRRVLLSSMVGYAPTEVTIAGVVHEYSTLDGVQEDVVNLLLNLKGVVFKLHNRDEVTVTLRKEGEGVVTAGDIELAHDCEVINPDHVIAHLSKGGKLDVQIKVEKGRGYVPGNVRRYGEESAKIIGRIVLDASFSPVRRVSYAVESARVEQRTDLDKLVMNIETNGVISPEEAIRQSARILVDQLSVFAALEGTEAAAEAPSRAPQIDPILLRPVDDLELTVRSANCLKAENIYYIGDLIQRTENELLKTPNLGRKSLNEIKEVLASRGLTLGMKLENWPPAGLDK